One genomic region from Pseudomonas hormoni encodes:
- a CDS encoding putative 2-aminoethylphosphonate ABC transporter ATP-binding protein: MNHSIATALTNPGAPMKVRSVQKRFGAFTALDNVSLDVAAGELVCLLGPSGCGKTTLLRCIAGLEKQDSGELHLGNRDVSHLAPQARDYGILFQSYALFPNLTVEANIAYGLAGSGRDEVRKRVGQMLELVGLTGSEKKYPGQLSGGQQQRVALARALAPAPSLLLLDEPMSALDARVREHLCTELRQLQRNLGITTLMVTHNQDEAMLMADRIAVMNNGKVEQYATPQEIYDRPATPFVAEFVGQGNWLPFHRSSDSHAQVGGMNMRLADGSAKTASGRLFCRPEAINVNPLVHEENLFPAKVREITFLGNRCRMSFELDQLPGHALLAELAPEAMPRLGAQHIMVALPPRSLQVFA, encoded by the coding sequence ATGAACCACTCGATCGCAACTGCCCTGACCAACCCCGGCGCCCCGATGAAGGTGCGCAGCGTGCAGAAACGCTTCGGAGCCTTCACCGCGCTGGATAACGTTTCCCTCGACGTGGCGGCCGGTGAACTGGTGTGCCTGCTGGGCCCGTCGGGTTGTGGCAAAACCACCTTGCTGCGTTGCATCGCCGGTCTGGAAAAACAGGACAGCGGCGAGTTGCACCTCGGCAATCGCGACGTGTCCCACTTGGCACCGCAGGCTCGGGACTACGGCATTCTGTTTCAGTCCTACGCGCTGTTCCCCAATCTCACCGTCGAAGCGAACATTGCCTACGGCCTCGCCGGCAGCGGTCGCGATGAAGTGCGCAAGCGCGTCGGTCAGATGCTGGAACTGGTCGGCCTGACCGGCAGCGAGAAAAAGTACCCCGGCCAATTGTCCGGCGGTCAGCAGCAACGTGTTGCGCTGGCCCGCGCCTTGGCGCCGGCGCCTTCGTTGTTGCTGCTGGACGAACCGATGTCGGCCCTCGACGCTCGGGTTCGCGAGCACCTGTGCACCGAACTGCGCCAACTTCAACGCAACCTCGGCATCACCACCCTGATGGTCACGCACAATCAGGACGAGGCCATGCTGATGGCCGACCGCATTGCTGTGATGAACAACGGCAAGGTCGAACAGTACGCCACGCCGCAGGAAATCTACGACCGCCCGGCCACGCCGTTCGTGGCGGAGTTCGTCGGTCAGGGCAACTGGCTGCCGTTCCACCGCAGCAGCGACAGCCACGCCCAGGTCGGCGGGATGAACATGCGTCTGGCCGATGGCAGTGCAAAAACCGCGTCTGGCCGGTTGTTCTGCCGCCCCGAGGCGATCAACGTCAACCCGCTGGTGCATGAGGAAAACCTGTTCCCGGCCAAGGTTCGCGAAATCACCTTCCTCGGCAACCGTTGCCGCATGAGCTTCGAACTCGATCAACTGCCAGGCCACGCATTGCTGGCGGAACTGGCACCGGAAGCGATGCCGCGCCTCGGCGCGCAGCACATCATGGTCGCCTTGCCGCCGCGCAGCCTGCAGGTGTTTGCCTGA
- a CDS encoding TIGR03364 family FAD-dependent oxidoreductase translates to MTHPNDMLIVGAGILGLSHAYAAARRGLKVTVFERSETPLGASVRNFGQALVTGQPPGPMLELAKASREIWGQWAQLAGLQLKRNGSYLFARTEAEEHLLEVFCAGRAVEHGYRVDLLRGAALRDLYGGQFSHHRAALHGMDDQQLYSREAIPALIDYLRREMNVEFHFSTLVRDIEPGRLHSTAGTFSAEQIIVCSGHDYQTLLAEPIAALDPQICRLQMLRARPQINLNLQHALLTGLSCVHYGAFADLPEAAAVQAHILREEPHLHENGIHLLISPTPYGELIIGDSHHYGSDPSPFNAEQVDDWMIELAEQTLGCKVQVVERWQGVYGSRGPGPFSFLRPMPGVSVALMHTGVGMSVGPAMAERNVATVLGEL, encoded by the coding sequence ATGACACACCCCAACGACATGCTGATCGTAGGCGCCGGCATTCTCGGCCTGTCCCACGCCTACGCTGCCGCCAGGCGCGGCCTCAAGGTCACGGTTTTCGAGCGCAGCGAAACCCCGCTCGGCGCCTCGGTGCGCAACTTCGGCCAGGCCCTCGTCACCGGCCAGCCGCCCGGCCCGATGCTGGAACTGGCCAAAGCCAGCCGTGAAATTTGGGGCCAATGGGCGCAACTGGCCGGCCTGCAGCTCAAGCGCAACGGCTCATACCTGTTCGCCCGCACCGAAGCCGAAGAACACCTGCTGGAAGTTTTTTGCGCCGGACGAGCCGTAGAACACGGTTACCGCGTCGACCTGCTGCGCGGTGCTGCATTGCGCGATTTATACGGCGGCCAGTTCAGCCATCACCGCGCCGCGCTGCACGGCATGGACGATCAACAACTGTATTCCCGCGAAGCAATCCCGGCGTTGATCGATTACCTGCGCCGCGAAATGAACGTCGAGTTTCACTTCTCCACCCTCGTGCGCGACATCGAGCCCGGCCGCTTGCACAGCACCGCCGGCACCTTCAGCGCCGAGCAGATCATCGTCTGCTCCGGCCACGATTATCAGACCTTGCTGGCCGAGCCGATCGCCGCGCTTGACCCGCAAATCTGCCGCCTGCAAATGCTTCGCGCCCGACCGCAGATCAATCTCAACCTGCAACACGCGCTGCTCACCGGTTTGAGTTGTGTGCATTACGGCGCGTTCGCCGATCTGCCGGAAGCGGCGGCGGTGCAGGCGCACATCCTGCGTGAAGAACCGCACCTGCACGAAAACGGCATTCACCTGCTGATCAGCCCGACGCCTTACGGCGAACTGATCATCGGCGACTCCCATCACTATGGCAGCGATCCATCTCCCTTCAACGCCGAGCAAGTGGACGACTGGATGATCGAACTGGCCGAGCAGACGTTGGGCTGCAAGGTGCAAGTGGTCGAGCGCTGGCAGGGTGTCTATGGTTCCCGGGGGCCAGGACCGTTTTCATTCCTGCGGCCGATGCCGGGCGTGAGCGTGGCACTGATGCACACCGGCGTCGGCATGAGTGTCGGGCCGGCGATGGCCGAACGCAATGTCGCAACTGTATTGGGAGAGCTTTGA
- a CDS encoding phosphonate degradation HD-domain oxygenase: MDRTAQVIDEVFGLYERFGDSDYIGEPVSQIEHMSQAAQLAMAEGFDDEVVLAAFFHDIGHICAESAENMGGFGVVSHERLGADYLRRAGFSERMARLVEYHVQAKRYLTLKTPGYYEQLSEASRRTLEYQGGVMTEAEAEAFEQDPLCAISLRMRQWDELAKEMWVPVIDLDVLKRKAVNVLSGEAR, encoded by the coding sequence ATGGACCGCACTGCGCAAGTGATCGACGAGGTATTCGGGCTGTACGAGCGTTTTGGCGACAGTGATTACATCGGCGAGCCGGTGTCGCAGATCGAGCACATGTCCCAGGCCGCACAACTGGCCATGGCGGAGGGCTTCGATGACGAAGTGGTGCTCGCCGCGTTCTTCCACGACATCGGGCACATCTGCGCCGAGAGCGCCGAGAACATGGGCGGTTTCGGCGTGGTCAGCCACGAGCGACTGGGCGCTGATTACTTGCGTCGCGCAGGTTTCAGCGAGCGCATGGCGCGGCTGGTGGAGTACCACGTTCAGGCCAAGCGTTATCTGACACTCAAAACGCCTGGGTACTACGAGCAATTGAGTGAAGCCAGTCGTCGGACCCTGGAGTATCAGGGCGGGGTGATGACCGAGGCGGAAGCTGAAGCTTTCGAGCAGGACCCGTTGTGCGCGATCAGTCTGCGCATGCGGCAGTGGGATGAGCTGGCCAAGGAGATGTGGGTGCCGGTCATTGATCTCGACGTGTTGAAGCGCAAGGCCGTGAACGTCTTGTCCGGCGAGGCGCGTTGA
- a CDS encoding putative 2-aminoethylphosphonate ABC transporter permease subunit: protein MSANIALPIPHKQVRQTSRAEIGDRVFVVGGKILLLVLLGVAVLMPLLAIFWRGFSSEAGQGGGLVAARELVTSANFHWLLGNSLKVSLSVAAIVVPLAYLFAYALQRTLIPGKGLWRGLSLLPLMAPSMLPGIALVYLFGNQGMLRGLLSDNIYGFWGIVLGEVIYTFPHALMILLSALSLADARLFDAASSMGASPAKAFRSITWPATRQAVFAAFCLVFTLTITDFGVPVVVGGDYQVLALEAYKAVVGQQQFGRGALIGMVLLLPALFSFAVDAWLRRRHGDSMSGRAQVFQPTPSKLRDGCYLAIVLLICAVLLLVFGMAVFSSLVKFWPYNLSLSLNHYQFNDTAGGGWLAYGNSVKMALCTALIGSVLIFTGAYLMEKTKGQRGLNLTLRMLSFVPMAVPGLVLGLGYVFFFNLTDNPLHVLYGTMTLLVVCTIAHYLTTAQMTATTALRQLDAEFEAAALSLKAPLYRHYLRVTVPICLPALLDIVRYLFVSAMTTVSAAIFLYSPDTILAAVAVLNMDDAGNVGGAAAMSTLILFTSAGVSLLLAWASRGLLRRSQAWRQTAPGH from the coding sequence ATGAGCGCGAACATCGCGCTGCCGATACCGCACAAGCAGGTTCGGCAGACCTCCCGTGCCGAGATCGGCGACCGGGTGTTCGTGGTCGGCGGCAAAATCCTGTTGCTGGTGTTGCTCGGCGTCGCGGTGTTGATGCCGTTGCTGGCGATCTTCTGGCGTGGTTTCAGTTCGGAGGCCGGGCAGGGCGGTGGTCTGGTGGCTGCGCGTGAATTGGTCACCAGTGCGAATTTCCACTGGTTGCTCGGCAATAGCCTGAAAGTTTCCCTCAGCGTGGCGGCCATTGTCGTACCGCTGGCCTACCTGTTTGCCTACGCCCTGCAACGCACCTTGATTCCGGGCAAAGGCCTCTGGCGTGGCCTGTCGCTGTTGCCGCTGATGGCGCCGTCGATGTTGCCGGGTATTGCGCTGGTTTACCTGTTCGGCAACCAGGGCATGTTGCGCGGTTTGCTCTCGGACAATATCTACGGCTTCTGGGGCATCGTTCTGGGTGAGGTCATCTACACCTTCCCACACGCCTTGATGATTTTGCTGTCAGCCCTGTCCCTGGCGGATGCGCGACTCTTCGATGCCGCCTCCAGCATGGGCGCCAGTCCGGCCAAAGCCTTTCGCAGCATCACTTGGCCGGCCACCCGTCAGGCGGTGTTCGCAGCGTTCTGTCTCGTATTCACCCTGACCATCACTGACTTCGGCGTGCCCGTGGTGGTCGGCGGCGACTATCAGGTGCTGGCGCTGGAAGCCTACAAAGCCGTGGTCGGCCAGCAACAGTTCGGTCGCGGTGCGTTGATCGGCATGGTCCTGTTGCTGCCGGCACTGTTCAGTTTTGCGGTCGATGCCTGGTTGCGTCGGCGTCACGGTGATTCCATGAGCGGTCGGGCGCAGGTGTTTCAACCGACGCCGTCGAAACTGCGCGACGGCTGCTACCTGGCCATCGTGCTGCTGATCTGCGCGGTGTTGTTGCTGGTGTTCGGCATGGCGGTGTTCTCGTCGCTGGTGAAGTTCTGGCCATACAACCTGTCGCTGTCGCTCAACCATTACCAGTTCAACGACACGGCGGGCGGCGGTTGGCTGGCTTACGGAAACAGCGTGAAGATGGCCCTGTGCACGGCGTTGATCGGCAGTGTGCTGATCTTCACCGGCGCCTATCTGATGGAAAAAACCAAGGGTCAGCGCGGACTGAACCTGACCCTGCGCATGCTCAGTTTCGTACCGATGGCGGTGCCGGGTCTGGTGCTGGGCCTGGGTTATGTCTTCTTCTTCAACCTCACCGACAACCCGCTGCATGTGCTCTACGGGACCATGACCCTGCTGGTGGTCTGCACCATTGCTCACTATCTGACCACCGCGCAAATGACCGCGACCACCGCATTGCGTCAGCTCGACGCCGAGTTCGAAGCCGCCGCGCTGTCGCTCAAGGCGCCGCTGTATCGGCATTACCTGCGGGTAACCGTACCGATCTGCCTGCCGGCGCTGCTGGATATCGTGCGCTACCTGTTCGTCTCGGCCATGACCACCGTCTCGGCGGCGATCTTCCTCTACAGCCCCGACACCATCCTCGCGGCGGTGGCGGTGCTGAACATGGATGACGCCGGCAACGTCGGCGGCGCGGCGGCGATGTCGACCCTGATTCTGTTCACCTCGGCGGGCGTGTCCCTGCTGCTGGCCTGGGCCTCGCGCGGTTTGCTGCGCCGTTCCCAGGCCTGGCGGCAGACCGCGCCCGGCCACTGA
- a CDS encoding thymidylate synthase, whose translation MKQYLELVAHVIKNGTKQANRTGVNTISFPGAMLRYDLQEGFPAITTRKMAFKSAIGEMCGFLRGVNNAAEFRALGCKVWDQNANENAQWLANPFRQGEDDLGEIYGVQWRKWPAYKQIPVSNKAAIEQTLSQGYRQIAEGEEDGQAYVVLYKAIDQIRQCVDTIIKDPGSRRILFHGWNVAQLDEMALPPCHLLYQFHPNVETKEISLTLYIRSNDLGLGTPFNLTEGAALLSLIGRLTGYTPRWFTYFIGDAHVYENHLDMLNEQLKREPFPMPKLVISDRVPEFAKTGVYQPEWLELIEPSDFSLEGYQHHAPMTAPMAV comes from the coding sequence ATGAAGCAATATCTCGAACTGGTCGCCCACGTCATCAAGAACGGCACCAAGCAAGCCAACCGCACCGGTGTGAACACCATCAGTTTTCCCGGCGCGATGCTGCGGTATGACCTGCAAGAAGGTTTCCCGGCGATCACCACGCGCAAGATGGCCTTCAAGTCGGCCATCGGCGAGATGTGCGGTTTTCTGCGTGGCGTTAACAACGCCGCCGAATTCCGCGCGCTGGGTTGCAAGGTCTGGGACCAGAACGCCAACGAAAACGCGCAGTGGCTGGCCAACCCGTTCCGTCAGGGCGAAGACGACCTCGGCGAGATCTACGGCGTGCAATGGCGCAAATGGCCGGCGTACAAGCAGATTCCGGTCAGCAACAAAGCGGCCATCGAGCAAACCCTGAGCCAAGGCTATCGTCAGATCGCCGAAGGCGAAGAAGACGGCCAGGCTTACGTGGTGCTGTACAAAGCGATCGACCAGATCCGCCAGTGCGTCGACACCATCATCAAGGACCCGGGCAGCCGCCGCATTCTGTTCCACGGCTGGAACGTTGCGCAACTTGATGAAATGGCTTTGCCGCCATGCCACTTGCTGTACCAGTTCCACCCGAATGTCGAGACCAAGGAAATCTCCCTGACGCTCTACATCCGCTCCAACGACCTGGGCCTGGGCACGCCGTTCAACCTCACCGAAGGTGCCGCGCTGCTGAGCCTGATCGGTCGCCTGACCGGCTACACGCCGCGCTGGTTCACCTATTTCATCGGCGATGCGCACGTCTACGAAAACCATCTGGACATGCTGAACGAACAGCTCAAGCGCGAGCCGTTCCCGATGCCGAAACTGGTGATCAGCGATCGTGTGCCGGAGTTTGCCAAGACCGGTGTTTATCAGCCGGAATGGCTGGAGTTGATCGAACCGAGTGATTTTTCGCTTGAGGGTTATCAGCACCATGCGCCGATGACCGCGCCGATGGCGGTCTGA
- the cadR gene encoding Cd(II)/Pb(II)-responsive transcriptional regulator: MKIGELAKLTDCAVETIRYYERENLLPEPARSDGNYRVYTQAHAERLTFIRNCRTLDMTLEEIRSLLALRDSPQDQCESVNALIDEHIHHVKARIDGLMALQAQLLDLRQRCGEGPDIDQCGILQRLEVSGGVVATEVEHSHVGRSHGH; the protein is encoded by the coding sequence ATGAAGATCGGAGAATTGGCGAAACTCACCGACTGCGCCGTGGAAACCATCCGCTATTACGAGCGCGAAAACCTGCTGCCCGAACCGGCCCGCAGCGACGGCAACTACCGCGTCTACACCCAGGCCCACGCCGAACGCCTGACCTTCATCCGCAACTGCCGCACCCTCGACATGACACTCGAGGAAATCCGCAGCCTGCTGGCTTTGCGCGACAGTCCGCAGGATCAGTGTGAAAGCGTGAATGCGCTTATCGACGAACACATTCATCACGTGAAAGCGCGGATTGATGGGTTGATGGCGTTACAGGCACAACTGCTCGACCTGCGCCAACGCTGTGGCGAAGGGCCGGATATTGATCAATGCGGGATTTTGCAGCGGTTGGAAGTGAGTGGCGGGGTTGTGGCGACGGAGGTTGAGCATTCGCATGTGGGCCGCAGTCACGGTCATTGA
- a CDS encoding heavy metal translocating P-type ATPase, producing MSDSLHTHKREADHDHDHDHDHDHDHDHSHKLQPVQKHDDGGHGDSCCSSKTAAPSLITLSEAPTANARLSSFRIDAMDCPTEQTLIQNKLGKIAGVQQLEFNLINRVLGVTHDLPSTEPIIDAIKSLGMLAEPLEQGVEAPAPTPEKKPWWPLALSGVTALAAEVIHFTNAAPNWVVAVIALISILSGGLSTYKKGWIALKNLNLNINALMSIAVTGAILIGQWPEAAMVMFLFTVAELIEAKSLDRARNAISGLMQMTPEQATVLQADGSWVLQDVKTIELGARVRVRPGERIGMDGEVVSGSSTIDQAPITGESLPVEKTVGDKVFAGTINQAGSLEYSVTTAANNSTLARIIHAVEQAQGARAPTQRFVDQFSKIYTPAVFIFALAVAVIPPLFMGAVWFDWIYRALVLLVVACPCALVISTPVTIVSGLAAAARKGILVKGGVYLEGGYKLDYLALDKTGTITHGKPVQTDYLSLDPTADASAPAIAAALAGRSDHPVSLAIANAAVDKPFAPLVVDNFEALAGRGVRGEINGQTYHLGNHRLVEELNLCSPALEEKLFALEKQGKSVVLLLDKSGPLALFAVADTVKESSREAIQQLHDLGIKTLMLTGDNVHTAQAIAAQVGIDEAKGDLLPTDKLQAIEALYAQGHSVGMVGDGINDAPALARAEIGFAMAAAGTDTAIETADVALMDDDLRKIPAFIRLSRQTSSILKQNIALALVIKAIFLGVTFAGIATMWMAVFADMGVSLLVVFNGLRLLRK from the coding sequence ATGAGCGATTCCCTTCACACCCACAAACGCGAGGCTGATCACGATCACGATCACGATCACGATCACGATCACGATCACGATCACAGCCACAAGCTGCAGCCTGTGCAGAAGCATGACGATGGCGGCCACGGGGATTCCTGCTGTTCTTCCAAAACGGCGGCGCCGTCGCTGATCACGCTCAGCGAAGCGCCAACCGCCAATGCGCGGTTGAGCAGTTTCCGCATCGATGCGATGGACTGCCCGACCGAGCAGACGCTGATTCAGAACAAGCTCGGCAAGATCGCAGGTGTGCAGCAACTGGAATTCAATCTGATCAACCGCGTGCTGGGCGTCACTCATGACTTGCCGAGCACCGAGCCGATCATCGACGCGATCAAATCCCTCGGCATGTTGGCCGAGCCGCTGGAGCAGGGCGTCGAAGCGCCTGCTCCCACGCCCGAGAAAAAGCCGTGGTGGCCGTTGGCGCTGTCCGGCGTGACCGCGCTCGCCGCCGAAGTCATCCACTTCACCAACGCTGCGCCCAACTGGGTCGTGGCGGTTATCGCGTTGATCTCGATCCTCAGCGGCGGTCTCAGCACTTACAAGAAGGGCTGGATCGCGCTGAAAAACCTCAACCTGAACATCAATGCCTTGATGAGCATCGCGGTGACCGGCGCGATCCTGATCGGGCAGTGGCCGGAAGCGGCGATGGTGATGTTCCTGTTCACCGTGGCCGAGTTGATCGAGGCCAAGTCCCTGGACCGCGCGCGCAACGCCATCAGCGGCTTGATGCAGATGACGCCGGAGCAGGCCACGGTGCTGCAGGCCGACGGCAGCTGGGTTTTGCAGGACGTCAAAACCATCGAGCTGGGCGCGCGAGTGCGAGTCCGTCCCGGTGAGCGAATTGGAATGGACGGCGAAGTCGTGTCGGGCAGTTCGACCATCGATCAGGCGCCGATCACCGGCGAAAGCCTGCCGGTAGAGAAGACCGTCGGCGATAAGGTATTCGCCGGCACCATCAATCAGGCCGGCTCCCTGGAATATTCAGTGACCACCGCAGCCAACAATTCGACCCTGGCGCGGATCATCCACGCCGTCGAACAGGCGCAAGGTGCGCGGGCACCGACCCAGCGCTTCGTTGACCAGTTTTCGAAAATCTACACGCCCGCCGTGTTCATCTTCGCCCTCGCGGTGGCGGTGATTCCGCCGCTGTTCATGGGCGCAGTCTGGTTCGACTGGATCTACCGCGCGCTGGTGTTGCTGGTGGTCGCATGCCCCTGCGCATTGGTGATTTCCACCCCGGTGACCATCGTCAGCGGCCTCGCGGCGGCGGCGCGCAAAGGGATTCTGGTCAAGGGCGGCGTGTATCTGGAGGGTGGTTACAAACTCGACTACCTGGCGCTGGACAAGACCGGCACGATCACCCACGGCAAGCCGGTGCAGACTGATTACCTGTCGCTCGATCCCACGGCCGATGCTTCGGCGCCGGCCATTGCGGCAGCGTTGGCCGGTCGTTCGGATCACCCGGTATCGCTGGCCATCGCCAACGCCGCTGTGGATAAACCCTTTGCGCCACTCGTTGTGGATAACTTCGAAGCCCTGGCCGGTCGCGGGGTGCGCGGTGAGATCAACGGGCAGACCTACCATTTGGGCAATCACCGTTTGGTGGAAGAGCTGAACCTGTGTTCGCCGGCGCTGGAAGAAAAGCTGTTTGCGCTGGAGAAACAAGGCAAGTCCGTGGTGCTGTTACTCGACAAATCCGGCCCACTGGCGTTGTTCGCCGTGGCCGATACGGTCAAGGAATCCAGCCGTGAGGCGATCCAGCAGTTGCACGATCTGGGTATCAAAACCCTGATGCTCACCGGCGACAACGTCCACACCGCCCAGGCGATTGCTGCGCAAGTCGGCATCGACGAGGCCAAGGGTGATCTGCTGCCGACCGACAAACTGCAAGCCATCGAAGCCCTTTATGCACAGGGCCATAGCGTCGGCATGGTCGGCGATGGGATCAACGATGCTCCGGCACTGGCCCGGGCCGAAATCGGTTTTGCGATGGCCGCCGCCGGCACCGATACCGCCATCGAAACCGCGGATGTCGCCCTGATGGACGACGATCTGCGCAAAATCCCGGCGTTTATCCGCCTTTCGCGCCAGACGTCGAGCATCCTCAAACAGAACATCGCCCTCGCTTTGGTCATCAAGGCTATCTTTCTTGGGGTAACCTTCGCCGGTATCGCCACCATGTGGATGGCGGTGTTCGCCGACATGGGCGTGAGCCTGTTGGTGGTGTTCAACGGTTTGCGCCTGTTGCGCAAGTAA
- a CDS encoding putative 2-aminoethylphosphonate ABC transporter substrate-binding protein, with the protein MFKPLALAAAVLTAFSLNAFAAQTELTVYTALEAEQLKTYKEAFEKANPDVEIKWVRDSTGIITAKLLAEKARPQADAVWGLAASSLAILDQQGMLQSYAPKDLGKIGGNYRDAANPPAWVGMDVWAATICFNTVEAEKQGLTKPVSWQDLTKPEYKGKIVMPNPASSGTGFLDVSAWLQTFGEKQGWQYMDDLHQNIGQYVHSGSKPCKLAAAGEFPIGISFEYPAVQLKRQGAPLDIILPKEGLGWEIEATAVIKGTPHEDAAKKLADFSASPAAMELYKENFAVLAQPGIAKPQTELPADYEQRLIKNDFAWASKNRDEILTEWRKRYDGKSEKVVAK; encoded by the coding sequence ATGTTCAAGCCCCTGGCCCTGGCCGCTGCTGTCCTCACCGCTTTCAGCCTGAACGCCTTCGCGGCGCAAACCGAGTTGACGGTGTACACCGCCCTCGAAGCCGAACAACTGAAGACCTACAAAGAAGCCTTCGAAAAAGCCAACCCGGACGTCGAGATCAAGTGGGTGCGCGACTCCACCGGCATCATCACCGCCAAACTGCTGGCCGAAAAAGCCCGTCCACAGGCTGATGCTGTCTGGGGTCTGGCGGCGTCGAGCCTGGCGATCCTCGATCAGCAAGGCATGCTGCAAAGCTACGCGCCGAAAGACCTGGGCAAGATCGGCGGCAACTACCGCGACGCTGCCAATCCGCCAGCCTGGGTCGGCATGGACGTCTGGGCCGCGACCATTTGCTTCAACACCGTCGAAGCCGAGAAGCAGGGTTTGACCAAGCCCGTGAGCTGGCAGGACCTGACCAAGCCTGAGTACAAAGGCAAGATCGTGATGCCGAACCCGGCCTCGTCCGGCACCGGTTTCCTCGACGTCAGCGCCTGGCTGCAAACCTTCGGCGAGAAGCAGGGCTGGCAGTACATGGACGACCTGCACCAGAACATCGGCCAGTACGTTCACTCCGGCTCCAAGCCTTGCAAACTGGCAGCTGCGGGTGAGTTCCCGATCGGTATTTCCTTTGAATACCCGGCCGTTCAGTTGAAGCGCCAGGGTGCGCCGCTGGACATCATCCTGCCGAAAGAAGGTTTGGGCTGGGAGATCGAAGCGACGGCTGTGATCAAGGGCACACCGCATGAAGACGCGGCGAAGAAACTGGCTGACTTCTCGGCTAGCCCGGCGGCGATGGAGCTTTATAAAGAGAACTTTGCGGTGCTTGCGCAGCCGGGGATTGCCAAGCCGCAGACTGAATTGCCGGCGGATTACGAGCAGCGTCTGATCAAGAACGACTTTGCCTGGGCGTCGAAAAATCGCGACGAGATCCTGACCGAGTGGCGCAAGCGTTATGACGGCAAGTCCGAGAAAGTGGTTGCCAAGTAA
- a CDS encoding LysR family transcriptional regulator — MLSAELKAFYMVARLGSITLAAKKLGLSQPTVTTQIRNLESQYSVELFYRGGRRLSVSDEGARLLPMVKALLQQEADIEFFLRNSGQVQGTLRIAATAPYYILDLVKTFRERLPQVEVSVEIGNSQQVLEALEDYRVDVAASSQLLDDARLIRRVLGSDPLVLAVHRNHPLAVHDHVPLSALAGHTLLMRESGSTTRRLTEELLASAGVSFGPLLEIGSRESIREAVLRNIGISIIARQEVPHDPQLRVLTIENAPQIPEYLYCLKERKNARLPAAFLGLAQEMAPA; from the coding sequence GTGCTGAGTGCCGAGCTGAAGGCGTTTTACATGGTGGCCCGCCTGGGCAGCATTACGCTGGCGGCGAAAAAGCTCGGCCTGAGCCAGCCCACGGTAACCACGCAGATCCGCAATCTGGAAAGCCAGTATTCGGTTGAGCTGTTCTACCGTGGCGGCCGCCGCCTCAGCGTCAGCGACGAAGGCGCGCGGTTGCTGCCGATGGTCAAGGCGCTGTTGCAGCAGGAAGCCGACATCGAGTTTTTCCTGCGCAACAGCGGCCAGGTCCAGGGCACATTGCGCATCGCCGCCACCGCGCCGTATTACATCCTCGATCTGGTGAAGACCTTTCGCGAGCGTTTGCCACAAGTGGAAGTGTCAGTGGAAATCGGCAACTCGCAGCAGGTGCTGGAAGCCTTGGAGGATTACCGGGTCGATGTCGCGGCGTCCTCGCAACTGCTCGACGACGCGCGACTGATTCGCCGGGTGCTCGGAAGCGATCCGCTGGTGCTGGCGGTGCATCGCAATCATCCGCTGGCGGTGCACGATCATGTGCCGCTCAGCGCGTTGGCCGGGCATACGTTGTTGATGCGCGAATCCGGCTCGACCACTCGGCGGTTGACCGAGGAATTGCTGGCCAGCGCCGGGGTGAGTTTCGGGCCGTTGCTGGAGATTGGTAGCCGTGAATCGATTCGCGAGGCGGTGCTGCGCAACATCGGGATCAGCATCATTGCCCGGCAGGAAGTGCCGCATGATCCGCAATTGCGTGTGCTGACCATCGAGAATGCGCCGCAGATTCCGGAGTATCTGTACTGCCTGAAAGAGAGAAAGAACGCCAGGTTGCCCGCGGCGTTTCTGGGGTTGGCGCAGGAAATGGCCCCGGCCTGA